The following coding sequences lie in one Phaenicophaeus curvirostris isolate KB17595 chromosome 5, BPBGC_Pcur_1.0, whole genome shotgun sequence genomic window:
- the GSC gene encoding homeobox protein goosecoid — MPVSMFSIDNILAARPRCKDSLLLPPSAAAAAPVVFPGLHGDSLYGGASDYGGFYPRAVAPAPALPPAVSGSRLGYSNYYYGQLHVPASPVGPSCCGAAPALGAQQCSCVPAAGYEGTGSVLMSPVPHQMLPYMNVGTLSRTELQLLNQLHCRRKRRHRTIFTDEQLEALENLFQETKYPDVGTREQLARRVHLREEKVEVWFKNRRAKWRRQKRSSSEESENAQKWNKASKTSPEKRQEEGKSDLDSDS; from the exons ATGCCCGTCAGCATGTTCAGCATCGACAACATCCTGGCGGCCAGACCTCGCTGCAAGGACTCGCTGCTGCTGCCCCcgagcgccgccgccgccgctcccgtCGTCTTCCCGGGCCTCCACGGGGACTCGCTCTACGGCGGCGCCTCCGACTACGGCGGCTTCTACCCTCGGGCCGTGGCGCCCGCCCCGGCGCTGCCGCCGGCCGTCAGCGGCTCCCGCCTCGGCTACAGCAACTACTACTACGGGCAGCTGCACGTGCCGGCGTCCCCCGTGGGCCCGTCGTGCTGCGGGGCCGCGCCGGCCCTGGGCGCCCAGCAGTGCTCCTGCGTCCCCGCCGCAG GTTACGAGGGCACTGGGTCGGTCCTGATGTCCCCTGTTCCCCATCAGATGTTGCCCTACATGAACGTGGGCACCTTGTCCCGGACGGAGCTGCAGTTACTCAACCAGCTGcactgcaggaggaaaaggcGGCATCGGACTATCTTCACTGACGAGCAGCTGGAAGCGCTGGAAAACCTCTTCCAGGAAACGAAATACCCGGACGTGGGCACCAGGGAACAGCTGGCCAGGAGGGTGCActtaagagaggaaaaagtggag GTTTGGTTCAAAAACCGCCGGGCGAAGTGGAGGAGGCAAAAGCGATCGTCTTCGGAGGAGTCAGAAAACGCGCAGAAGTGGAATAAAGCGTCTAAAACGTCTCCGGAGAAGAGacaagaggaagggaaaagtgaCTTAGACTCCGACAGCTGA